The following proteins are co-located in the Acinetobacter shaoyimingii genome:
- the infA gene encoding translation initiation factor IF-1: protein MANKEELIEFEGVVTETLPNTMFRVRLENGHEVIAHISGKMRKHYIRILTGDSVKVEMTPYDLSKGRITYRAR from the coding sequence ATGGCCAATAAAGAGGAACTTATCGAGTTCGAAGGCGTTGTCACCGAAACGCTTCCTAATACTATGTTCCGTGTACGTTTAGAAAACGGTCACGAAGTAATTGCACACATTTCTGGTAAAATGCGTAAACACTATATCCGTATTTTGACTGGCGACAGTGTAAAAGTAGAAATGACACCTTACGATTTGTCTAAGGGTCGCATTACTTACCGTGCACGCTAA
- a CDS encoding AraC family transcriptional regulator — MSQLTDASVVLRLGYQAIRRAGLPTEEILTKAGVALNQVDQNARTPLSAQYAFWVAAEEVSKDPDIGLHLGEHLPLYRGQVIEHLFISSDNFGEGLKRALAYQRLISDALHAELVIEDDRCYLTNGVQVFADNMVNRHFSECALSGILRFFKFITEGRFTPIYIDFNFSQGATDDEYLRVFECPVSLGQQETRLYFDPSILEYPLWQAEPELLQLHEQLAVEKLQELARYDLVGEVRRAIGSTLESGETTLETVAAQLNITPRRLRTQLSEANTSFQQILSDYRCRLAKRLLAGTSESVERIVYLTGFSEPSTFYRAFKRWTNETPVEYRKRKQR; from the coding sequence GTGAGTCAGCTAACTGATGCTTCGGTTGTTTTGCGATTAGGCTATCAAGCGATTCGTCGTGCTGGATTGCCAACCGAAGAAATTTTGACTAAGGCTGGAGTGGCTTTAAATCAAGTAGACCAAAATGCGCGTACACCACTGAGTGCACAATACGCATTTTGGGTTGCTGCAGAAGAAGTCAGCAAAGACCCAGATATTGGTTTACACCTAGGTGAGCACTTGCCTTTATATCGCGGTCAAGTCATTGAACACTTGTTTATTTCAAGTGATAACTTTGGTGAAGGCTTAAAGCGTGCATTGGCGTATCAACGATTAATCAGTGATGCATTACATGCAGAATTGGTCATAGAAGATGATCGTTGTTATCTGACCAATGGTGTACAGGTATTTGCCGATAATATGGTGAATCGACATTTTTCAGAGTGTGCTTTGTCTGGAATTTTAAGATTCTTCAAATTTATCACCGAAGGTCGCTTTACCCCAATTTACATTGACTTTAACTTCAGTCAAGGCGCAACGGATGATGAATATCTGCGGGTATTTGAGTGTCCAGTAAGCCTTGGTCAGCAAGAAACGCGCTTGTACTTTGATCCTTCTATTTTAGAGTATCCATTGTGGCAAGCAGAACCTGAACTTTTACAACTGCATGAACAATTGGCAGTTGAAAAATTGCAAGAACTGGCTCGTTACGATCTTGTCGGTGAAGTGCGCCGTGCCATTGGGTCAACCCTTGAAAGTGGTGAAACCACTTTAGAGACGGTTGCAGCTCAGTTGAACATTACACCACGTCGTTTACGTACCCAGTTAAGTGAAGCGAATACGAGTTTCCAACAGATTCTTTCTGATTATCGTTGTCGCTTAGCGAAGCGCTTATTGGCGGGAACGAGTGAAAGTGTGGAGCGAATTGTTTATCTGACAGGTTTTTCAGAACCAAGTACGTTCTACCGTGCATTTAAACGCTGGACCAATGAAACGCCAGTGGAATATCGAAAAAGAAAGCAGCGCTAG